One part of the Geoanaerobacter pelophilus genome encodes these proteins:
- a CDS encoding proline--tRNA ligase, protein MRYSQYFIPTVKETPADAEVISHQLMLRAGMIRKVAAGVYNYLPLGLRSIRKVEQIVREEMNRAGAIELLMPMVTPAELWQESGRWEFYGKELLRFKDRKDGEFCLGPTHEEVITDIVRREIRSYRQLPINLYQIQTKFRDEIRPRFGLMRGREFIMKDAYSFDVDSSAADLSYDKMYQAYRRIFERCGLNFRAVEADTGSIGGSSSHEFMVLADSGEDAILSCSGCDYAANVEKAESRPFPEAKGELLPKEAVETPDRKTIEEVAAFLGIKPEQTVKALIVVADGEPVMALVRGDHDLNELKLKNFLGAAELEMADDEVYVKACGGPVGFAGPCGVTVRVIADQAIQGMCNFVVGGNAKDQHFRNANHRDFTVKAFADIRTVVAGDACPRCSGGKMEVWRGIEVGHVFKLGTKYSEKLKATYLDADGKEQVIFMGCYGIGVGRSVAACIEQNHDANGIIFPLPIAPFHCIVSALSVKEEPVVKASEDIYNRLAAAGVEVLLDDRDERPGFKFKDADLIGIPLRIVVGAKNLAEGKVELKHRKSGEVELLPIDEAVAKVQQLVAEALAQ, encoded by the coding sequence ATGCGTTATTCACAATATTTTATACCAACGGTTAAAGAAACTCCGGCCGATGCCGAGGTGATCTCGCACCAGCTGATGCTGCGAGCCGGGATGATCCGCAAGGTGGCTGCAGGTGTGTATAACTACCTGCCGCTGGGGCTCCGTTCCATCCGCAAGGTCGAGCAGATCGTTCGCGAGGAAATGAACCGGGCCGGCGCCATCGAGTTGCTGATGCCGATGGTAACCCCGGCCGAACTGTGGCAGGAGTCGGGGCGCTGGGAATTCTACGGCAAGGAGCTGCTGCGCTTCAAGGACCGGAAAGACGGCGAATTCTGCCTCGGACCGACCCATGAAGAGGTGATTACCGATATCGTCAGGAGGGAGATCAGGAGCTACCGTCAGTTGCCGATCAACCTCTACCAGATCCAGACCAAGTTTCGTGATGAAATCCGCCCCCGCTTCGGCCTGATGCGCGGCCGCGAGTTTATCATGAAAGACGCCTATTCATTCGATGTGGACAGTTCTGCGGCCGATCTTTCTTATGACAAGATGTACCAGGCCTACCGCCGTATCTTCGAGCGCTGCGGGTTGAATTTCCGCGCGGTAGAGGCCGATACCGGCAGCATCGGCGGTTCCTCGTCCCATGAGTTCATGGTGCTGGCTGATTCCGGTGAGGATGCGATCCTGTCCTGCAGTGGTTGCGACTACGCGGCTAATGTGGAAAAGGCCGAGTCGCGGCCATTCCCTGAGGCAAAAGGGGAGCTGCTCCCCAAAGAGGCGGTTGAGACGCCGGACCGGAAGACGATTGAAGAGGTTGCGGCGTTCCTCGGGATCAAGCCGGAGCAGACCGTCAAGGCGCTGATCGTGGTTGCCGACGGCGAGCCGGTCATGGCCCTGGTGCGTGGCGATCACGACCTGAACGAACTGAAGCTGAAAAACTTCCTCGGTGCTGCCGAGCTGGAAATGGCTGACGACGAAGTCTATGTCAAGGCGTGCGGTGGCCCGGTCGGCTTTGCCGGTCCTTGCGGGGTCACGGTGCGGGTGATTGCCGATCAGGCGATCCAGGGGATGTGCAACTTTGTTGTCGGCGGTAACGCCAAGGACCAGCATTTCAGGAACGCTAATCACCGGGATTTCACGGTCAAGGCGTTTGCCGATATCCGCACGGTCGTGGCCGGGGATGCCTGCCCGCGCTGCAGCGGCGGCAAGATGGAGGTCTGGCGAGGGATCGAGGTTGGCCATGTCTTCAAGCTAGGCACCAAGTATTCCGAGAAGCTGAAGGCGACCTATCTCGATGCCGACGGCAAGGAGCAGGTGATCTTCATGGGGTGCTACGGCATCGGCGTCGGCAGAAGCGTTGCTGCTTGCATCGAACAGAACCATGATGCCAACGGCATTATCTTCCCGCTGCCGATCGCACCGTTCCACTGCATAGTTTCAGCGCTCAGCGTCAAGGAAGAACCGGTGGTCAAGGCTTCTGAGGATATTTACAACCGGCTTGCTGCTGCCGGGGTTGAGGTGTTGCTCGATGATCGCGACGAGCGCCCTGGCTTCAAGTTCAAGGATGCGGACTTGATCGGCATCCCGCTGCGGATCGTGGTCGGTGCCAAGAACCTGGCCGAGGGCAAGGTAGAGCTGAAGCACCGCAAGTCCGGCGAGGTGGAGCTGCTCCCCATCGACGAGGCCGTGGCAAAAGTGCAGCAACTGGTGGCCGAGGCACTGGCCCAGTAA